DNA sequence from the Bubalus bubalis isolate 160015118507 breed Murrah chromosome 24, NDDB_SH_1, whole genome shotgun sequence genome:
GCTCCTGTGAAAAGCTGATGTTCAGTAAGTTGCCTTCAAAATGTCGCAAAGAAGTATTTTCTTAGCGTCTTAATTTCACATTTCAGCAGGCTCTCTGACAAACCATCAAGAACTTGACTTCCTCTAATTCCCCAGGATGAACAAATAAGATGCCAGGGACCAGGATCACCATGTCCTTACTGCCTAGTCCAGTGTCCTTCCCCCACCGTGAGTGCCAAGAGGAGGGTCCTCTCCCAGCATCCCAGCACCTgtgtgtgctcaataaatatctcttGGGTGCATAATGGGAACAACAAATGCGCAGCAGGCGCCCGAAAACAAAATCTTGGTTGCTGAGGGGCTGATTCTAAGAAACAAAGCTGGTTTTCAACCCAGAATCCCCCAGGTGCCCCTCCGAAGGGCAGGACAGCCCGCAGGTACCTGGGTCGAGTCTGATTTCTCAGCCCCACCCAACCTCCAGCACAGACCGTGGTCCTGGCCgcagaaggaaggaaactgaTGTTTATTGAGGGTCTGGGCTGCACACCGTATGTGGGCGACCTCTCTGATTTCTCCACAGGGTAGGTCAGGCCACCCACATGGTCCAGACAGGAAACTccagcccagagaggggaagcgACTCGCTGAAGATGGCACAGCCGGGAGGTGTCAGAATCAGGATTCAGAGCTACATCCATCGCCCACCCCCCGCCAGTCTTCCCACCCCCAGGGTCACAGTGGGCTCGCTTGGTCCACTTTCCCGCCCCCTGCAAGGTGATGAGGAAGAGTGTGGATCTTGTGCGGCTCCCAGAGGcaggacctggggtggggggcggtgggtgCTGGGCTTATGGTCTGTCTCAGGCAGGGCCCTGGTCCCAGCACGTGACTGGCTTCTTGGCACGTGTCCCAGGGGCCACCCCCACatggctgggagggagggagactgtCCTTATGTGCACAGAGGCACGTGCCGCTCACATTCATGCATACAGGGAACTCACATCGGCACAGACACACACGTGGCATCACCACGGGGGTGCTTCATGTCCACCCAGTCACTcgggccacacacacacacatgcacagccacGCCAGTGGGCCCCTGAACCCCAGATGCACACTCTGAACACCAGGCTCAGGTGTCCCGTCGGGGCATCGCTAGCTGGCCTGGGACCCCGGCGGCGTAGGTGGAGGGGCCATGACCACCCACTGTCGGAGGTAGCTCCTGGGGGGTTCCTCGTCCCTGGGGCTGCTGAAGTCACTCTCCACGGGGCTGCCACAGTCAGAGTCCGCGAAGCCGCTGTCAAACGTGTTCATGTCCAGGCCGACCGGGGGCGAGCCCGCCTCGCTGTCCGACGGCCCAGGTGTCCAATCTGCCTCATCCTCACGGGACAGCCTTAGCCGGTCAAGGAGGCTGCCTGGCCTCACGGGGCCACCGGCCGAGACACAGCCACAAGACAGGATTGTGGTCCCCGTGCTCAGGAGCCGGTCCTCTGTGTCTGGACCAGGCTCCAGGCCAGTGTCCAGGTTCAGGGCAGGGTAGCCATCGTCCCCACAGGTGCAGGGCCAGCCACACAGCCCCTCCGCGTCCACCACAGTCACCGTGTCGATGGACACCAGGCCGTACAGCCGGTCCTTCTCCTGGCTGTAAACCGAGCTGCCCAAGCTGCCGGCGGTGGAGGGCACTGGGCCCCAGGAGCCCGGCTCAAGCACCCCGTCAGCTTCCACCAGGTCTGTGGGCTCTGGCAGCTCCGTGGGCACCAGCCCCTTGGCTGCACCCTGTGGTGGGCACGGGCTGCACATCTCAAGAGCCAAGTGCACCCCTGGGCTCCAGGGCCTCAGCTCCAGGCTGGAGGCAGTGAAGGGTGTGCCCACCCATTTCTGCAAGAGAGGCAAGGAGGGAGAGTCATGGATGGGAACAGAGACAAGGGTGCTCAGTCACtgggtcatgtccgactctgcgacccctcggactgtagcctgccaagctcctctgtccatgggattctccaggcaagaatcctggagtgcactgccatttcctcctccaggggatctttccaacccagggattgaaactgcaactcatgcatcccctgcattggcaagtagattctttaccactagggccatctgggaagcccacggaCAGGGGTAAGGGGGTAGGCTGTTTATGCataaacagacacagagacaagacagacagaaagagagacagaaaggaagactTCAGAACATAgacagatgggggtgggggagattaGCACCCAGCTGTGTCCCTGTCCAGAGATGGTCCCCCCCACTGTCCCTGTGTCCCtggccctcagtttccccacctgtagcAAGGAGCCATGGCTCTTGGGAGCCTGCAGGCACAGATGATCCACCGCTCGGTGGCCTGGGATTTGTGTGGGTGTGGGGTCAAGACCCCCGAGTAGTggggacagagggcaggagggCCTGAGGACTGAGTGGCAGGGCCCCCACCAGGcctcctgttttattttccttggggATATTTCTCGAAACCTTACTTCTCCTGTTTATGTCCTTATGAGGGTGGACATGTGGCCAGGCTGAAGCCCCTCGCTTCTCGGGTCATGGCTGTCCCCTAGAGGctcacacagtgcctggcagacaGTAGGCAcccaaaaaatgtatattaagtaaatgaatgagcGGAATGAATCAAGGACCAGCCACTCATAGAGGATAAGGTGGTGGcagtggttagttgctcagtcgtgtctgactctttgcgaccccagggactgcagcccaccaggctcctctgtccatgggatttcccaggccagaatcctggagtgggttgccatttctttctccaggggatctccctgacccagggatcaaaactgcatctcctgatAAGGGCTGTGGGGCAAAGATGAACTGAGGCAGCCATCCTTAAGCTTTAAGGGTCTCCCTGCCCTTGCCTGCCAGGGGTTCCCCTCATGACACAGGGTCTCCATCCAGTCGGCAGAGAACATCCCTGAGAACCAAAATCTCCCAGTTTTGAGCTCCTTGGTCAGAAAGCTCATCTTAGAACCCTGCTGAGGCCCATCACGCCTGATCGGAAGTCACTtctcagctgtgtggccttgggccagttacttggcctctctgtgcttcagcttcctcatctgtaaaacgggccCGCTAACAGTCCCCACTCCACAGAGTggttgtggggattaaatgataCATTGAATAACATCTGTGGAGCTCCTAGCAGAGCAGCCAGTGCACCAGCGAGGGCTATATGAGTCTTGGTAAAAACAAACGCAGAATAGACGTAAGAGCTGAGCTTcagagaaagggcagaggaaagaggaaaggttGGCTGGACGTGATGGAACCTAGGCTCCGCCCCCgcctgtctctgagcctcagcctctGGGCTCCTCGTGTCTCCCCTGGGACAATGGAACACCCAGCCACCCACTCGCAGGGGCTGCTACGCGGGTGAAAGGGCGGAGGCGAGACAGCGCTCTGTGATGGCCAGGCAGCCGGCAGGTCGCACCTCCTGACTTTCAGGCTCGGCTGGAGCAGGTTGTCCGCCCCGCCCGCCATCACCACATCCTCTCTGTGGTGGCTGCCGCCtccgggggaggggtgggggtgggtggcggTAAATGGGCACAGAGAACCCATGGGTGCTGGCAGCGGGGGTGGGGGCCCCATGTATTTTGCAGGTGGGGCCATTTCCTTCCCAGAAgctgctccctccccacctccagagCAAGGGTTTCTgtgaaaggacagggaggccagtcTGGGGCTCAAGGGACCACCTGGCTCACCCTCTGCCCCAGTCTGATTCCTTGGCCTGAGAAACGCTGCAGGATCTGCAGCGTTCCTGCTCCACGGGAACTCCTTCCTGCACTTTGTGGATGGAGAGAATGAAGTCTGGCTCCAGGCTGGGTGGGGATCTGGGTGCCCACGACctgcagggtggggctggggggtccAGGTGCGAGGGGAGATGCAAGCTCCCAGAAGGCGAGAGGCTCCAAGGGGCTCATCACAGGGTGGGGATGCTCACCTTAAAGTCTCCGCTGTGGCCCACGTACAGGGGCTGGAAGAAGGGCTTTGGGCTGGACACCTGCAGCCATACCTTTTCCCACGGCCTGGAAAGGTAGAGACGAGGTGAGTCCCCCTGCACCTCCCAGAGGGCAGCAGAGCCTTCTGCTCAGCTGCACCCCAAATGTGTCCTGTGGGAGACTCAGTATCTCCAAGACACAA
Encoded proteins:
- the IL21R gene encoding interleukin-21 receptor, with the translated sequence MPCAWAVTLLLLMLQGTWGCSNLVCYTDYIETITCILETWARHPDSLTLTWHDTYGELEDEVISCSLLRSTHNATHAEYTCHMNVFRLMADDFFNVSMTDPSGNYSQECGSFIVAASIKPSPPFNVTVNFSGYYNVSWSSSSSSSPSDRVYALKDKLQYELRYRKVGEPWAQSPGRKLISEDSRSIFLLPLEFHSGSSYELQVRAGPQPGSTFQGTWSEWSDPVVFHTQPEERKGDLYLHLVPIPLILVCLIFVFLGLKVPWRPWEKVWLQVSSPKPFFQPLYVGHSGDFKKWVGTPFTASSLELRPWSPGVHLALEMCSPCPPQGAAKGLVPTELPEPTDLVEADGVLEPGSWGPVPSTAGSLGSSVYSQEKDRLYGLVSIDTVTVVDAEGLCGWPCTCGDDGYPALNLDTGLEPGPDTEDRLLSTGTTILSCGCVSAGGPVRPGSLLDRLRLSREDEADWTPGPSDSEAGSPPVGLDMNTFDSGFADSDCGSPVESDFSSPRDEEPPRSYLRQWVVMAPPPTPPGSQAS